The Marivirga salinae DNA window CAGATTTATTTCCTATAGAAAAAAAATCTACAGGATTTTCGTTTTCTATAAGTTCTATTGATTTTATTTTAAGTAACCCTCTACCTTCTCTTTTAATATCGTCTGTGATAATTAATTTTCCTTCATTAGTTAAACTAAACCTGTTTTTGTATTTGTTAATAACCGTTTCCATTAAATCATTTTCAATTAATTTTCCTTGATCCAACAAGATTCCTCGATCACACAAATTCTGAACAGCCCCCATATTATGGCTCACAAAAAGCACTGTCCGTCCCTCATTTTTACTTACCGAATCCATTTTACCAAGGCATTTTTTTTGAAATTCGGCATCTCCAACAGCAAGCACTTCATCTACTATAAGAATTTCGGGTTCTAAGTGGGCTGCCACTGAAAAAGCTAATCGTACTTTCATACCCGAGCTGTAGTGCTTAACGGGTGTATCTAAGAATTTTTCTACTCCACTAAAATCTACTATTTCATCAAATTTTTGTTTGATTTCGGCTCGCTTCATGCCCAAAATAGTGCCATTGAGGTAGATGTTTTCTCTGCCTGAAAGTTCTGCATGAAAGCCAGTGCCTACTTCAAGCAAAGAGGATACTCGTCCGTTTATTTCAAAGCGGCCTTTGCTGGGGTCGGTTATGCGGCTGAGTATTTTAAGGAGGGTGCTTTTACCTGCTCCGTTTCGGCCAATAATGCCTACCGCCTCGCCTCGCTTTATTTCAAAGTCGATGTCTTTTAGTGCCCAAAAAACTTCTTTCTCACTAGCATCAGGTTTGAAAATACCTTTAAGTTTATCGCCTAAAGCATGGCGGAATTCTCCTTGCTTTTTATGTCCGATGATGTAATGCTTGCCTAAGCCTTGTACGCTGATGGCGGTGTCTGTCATGTTTTGTTATTGTTTTTGCTGCAAGGGCTTTCTGCTTTTACTTACACCCCTATAATCTCCTCGAAGGGATAGTCTCACAGATTTATTAAAGTAGTGTAAAGGAAATATTAATACTATTATATTAACCAAAAATTTAAGAAAGCAACACTTTATAATATTAAAAAAGTAAAGCAATTTGTGCTACTTCTTAATTACTAATTATTTATGGCTCCGCCCTTTCAGTCCCAGTTTTGGTACTTAGCAAGTTGATAGTGGGCACGCGTTTGGAAACGCGCGCCAGCGGAGGAGATAGTCTCACGGATTTATAGTTGTAGAAAATAATAAGTTCATCACTATTTTCTACTTTATTGGTCAGACGGTTTCAACCGTCAGACCAATGTGCTAAAATGATCCTCTCAATGGTTCAAGCGTCCGCTTGGACCAGCTATCTCCACAATACAAGCTTTTCAGTATCTGCAAACAAGCACAAGCGGACGCTTGAACCATTGCAGTAACTCCATTAGAAATGGTATTTCCCACTTTTATCGTCTTCCTCTTTTCCTAATTTCTTGACCTTCGCTTTGCTTAGTTCTGCTTTTAAGCTTAGTCCTAAACTTTCAATATATACAATTACTCTATCTTTCTGCGTTAAAATTACTTTACCTTCTTGTCCTTTCATACCTCCGTGCTGTATTTGCACTTTATCTCCTTCTTTTATAGGTTCTAGACTTACTTCTTCATATTCTCCTAACAAATTTTGTATGGCATCAATTTCAATTGGTCGGATTTTAGCATCTGCGCCCAAATAACGTACGAAATTGACTACTCCGGGAGTTTGTAATATCTTGAGCCTTTCGTGCTCCTCATTAAATTTCACGAAAACATAAGAGGGAAATACGGCAACTTTCACTTTCTTCTTCCTGTCGGACCATTGGCGAAGTACCGTTTGGGTTGGGCAATAGACTTCTATATGCTGATCGGCAAGCCTATCCGCAACCTTCTTCTCCATTCTGGATTTAGTGTAAATGGCAAACCAATATTCCATACTATGCATTATAACATGTAAAATTACGTTTTCAAACAGTTTATTAAAAGGAATTTATTTGATTTCGATGGATTGAGTTGGTGGGTTGACGAGTTAGCTTGTTAAGCCCCTTAATCCCCAAAGGGGAAATTAGTACCCCAATGTTCAACTGCGAAAATAGTCACAAGGGAGACACTTGCATCAGCTATTGACTTCACCCTAAAAGAAGATGAAAAGCCTCTAGTTTCTCTAGACAATATCTGCCATGACCTTTTCTACTCTTTTGAAATAAAGAAGTCCCGTAATGAAAAGAAGGATGACGATGCTGAAGGAAAAGTAAGCGAAGATGCTTGGTGGATCTCCACCCAAAAGGCTCCATCTAAAGCCTTCCACAATTCCTGCCATAGGGTTCGCATAATAGATAAATGAACCCCAATCAGGTAATCTTTTGATAACGTCCTTAGCTTGATAGCCCACTGGGGTAGCGTAAAGTCCAAATTGCACTAGAAATGGCACAACATGCTGAAAATCACGATAGCGTATCGTTAAGGCACTTAACCAAATCCCAACTGCCAAGGCTGAAACAATGGTTAAGACTATAAATATCGGCAAGTAAATAATATTTGCAGGTGGGATAAATCCATAATAAATCATCAAAATCACCACAAATAATAATGCAATGGCGAAATCCACAAAACCCACTAAAGCTTTAGACAATGGAATGACCAGGCGTGGAAAGTAAATCTTCTTCACCATTTCCTGGGCTCCTATGATGGAATTCCCAGATTGGTTGAGAACAAAGGAAAAATACGACCAGGATGCCATACCGCAAACTGCAAATAGAGGATAAGGCACTCCACTTGTTTCTACTTGAGCAACTTTCCCAAATACCACTGTGAAGATCGTTAGCGTTGCCAATGGCTGAATGAAAGCCCAGAGTAGCCCCAAAAATGTTTGGGCATATCGAACTCTCAAATCCCGATAGGCTAATATGTAAAACAAATCCCTGTAAGCCCACAATTCTTTCAAATTGATGTGCCATTTTGGTTTGGAGGCGTCAACAACTAATTTTTCCATGTTTATGAGTATTGAAAAGTGAGAAAAGGGTATTGAGATATCCACTTAGCTCAGCTTATACTTTAATTTACAAATATAGTAGAAAGAGTTTGGAGATGGAAGCGAGAGTTGGAAGTATGACTAATGACCATCTCCACTTAGCAAGAGGAAACACACCTGTATTCCTCGGTAAAATTAGAATACTTCTCTTTATTGGTTTAAAAGCACTTTTTCAATGTTTAATGGTGTCCCAGAGAGCAGAATCAAGCAATAAATTGCCAATTTTTGAATTTTAATACTAGCTTAATCATTCATACTTTTTCCATTGATGAAAAAGTAAGCAAAAAATCTAGGTAAAATGATGCTACTTCCCGCAAATGCCATAGCCTGCCCGCCATTTTACCCTCCAGCCCGCTTTTTCGCTTAGGGCGAAATTGGGGGAGTTAGCCATAAATGAACTCATCCGGTAAATTCAGCCCTATTATACCCTTATAATAACCTCTTTTCAGGATGCTTTTAGAATATTTGACAAAATATTTATACTATGAATAATTAGGGTGTCCCTGCAAGGAAAAAGGGTATTGAGATATCCACTTGGCTCAGCTTATACTTTAATTGACAAATATAGTAGAAAGAGTTTGGAGATGGAAGCGAGAGTTGGAAGTATGACTAATGACCATCTCTAAATTAGCAAGAGGAAGCACAAGCTGTCCTAATTACTGCTTATGTAGGATTAAAATTTATCAGGTTCTAATTAGTAAACATTATTATTAAAGGAATAGGTGTCATTTTCATCAAACCATTTTCTCAGGTCTGTTAATGCTTTTTCATAATCGTCCACCATTAATTCTCCATATTCGTCTGTAGGGATTGGGAATTCTTTGATAGCATGAGGCAGTTCTTCCATTATTCGATAAGCACAAGTGATTTTTTGGTTGCTATCGGGATTGGCTACACTGCAATTGGCTTTATCACTTTGGATTTGAACTTCCAGAAATTCAAATATTTTAGGCTGTCGAGTATAAACTAAACCTGGTACAATATCATAAGCAAAGCCATCATTGATGGGTGCTTTTTGTAAGCGGTTAATGATGTAATTGATTGCGGTTTCATCTCCCATTCGAGCTAATGCTAATCTAATATTCCATCTTGTGACTGCGCTTTTTTTTGCTACTAATAAGCTTTCAAGTCTTGGTATAGCCGAGTTGATTTGTAAGAATCCTATCAGTTTTACGAAATCATTGAAATGAGGAGTTTCAGCATTTAGATGGCTTAAAATTAGGGACTTCTGGCTTTCGGTAAATGTGGTGTTTTTGAAATTAGTTATAGCCTCAATTGCATTTCCTGCAATTCCTCTATCCACATCATTTAATGATTTGATTTGCTGATCAATAGCTTTTTCTTTTACTGCCTCAGCATCCGAAATACGTGCAAAACGATTGCTTAAGTTATAAGCTTTTGAACGAATCCGAGCCGTGCTATCGGATTGATATTTTTCCAGTTCTGAAAGTAGTTGATTGAAATCATTTTCTTGATCAAACAGGCTTTGGGGTGCTGTGGTATAGCTGCCATTTTTAGCTTCTTGAAAATATTGGTTGAGGGTAGCAACTGGTGATTGTGCCCATAAAGAAATGGTTATGAATTGTAGGGTTATGGTTAGGAGGGTTTTCATGGGGTTAGAATTTTTGTTTTTTTTTAAATAATAAATTTGTTAAAAATCTACGTCTGATTTTAATATCCATCCTGTAACTAATCGGGATCCCAAATATTCTATTTTAAGCTAATCATCTTTTTCTTTTAATATTTTAGGTACGTCACCTGACACCAAATACATTTTAGTAGGTTCATTTGGGGAAGAATAAATAACAGACTTTTCTACTATTACTTCTGCCACTTTTATATTTAAATACTCTGAGATATAGTCACGTTCAACTTTCTTTCCTTCTTGATATAGATATTGAATAGCTCTACTTGGCAATCTCTCCAAACGAGTATACTCTATCAAATCTCTTGCTTGAATATATAACCCTTTATCATCACAGCCATCATATTCGGGGGTTAAAAAATACAATGCCTTAAAGACACTATCTCGATTCATATCACCTTTAAATAATTCCACATAATAATCTCCTTGTGATTTTAAATCTTTATAATTAACTTTTCCTAACTCATTAGGATTATAATCTAAAAAGCCTATTACTATTTCTGATATCATTATTTCTTTACCATTAGGTAGATAACTTAATGTTAAACTATTATGGTTGTTCTTAACTGAAAATGACTGAAGTTCATCCTCTCTGTATATTTCCCAAATTCCTTCCATGCAATCTAACGGCAACTCTTGAGCATTGATGAAAGCTGAATTAATAAATACGCTTAAAAATAGAATTGATCTTTTCATAGTAAAAGTATTTAAAATCATTCTAAATACTCACTTAACATATTTAATCCTTTTTTTACTAATTCATTATTTGCATTCTTATTTTCCGTGATAATTTGTTTGATTATTCTCTTATTGATAATTTGTTTACCTAAATTATTTGGAGAATCTCGAAATTCCGAATAACCATATTCTAACCAATTATCATAATTGTATTTTACTACAGAATTTCTATAAATCTCATTCCAGTTTTCTTTATCATTTTCATATAAATAGGTATATAAAAATAGGTAATCAATGTCTTCTGGAAATGTTAAATTCTGTTTTATAAAAATAGCGTAATTTTCCACTTTTGGTTTTGGGAATTCAGGAATCTCTAAATTTTTAAAATATTCATAAGAATGTGGAAATTTCTTTGAAAAGTCTTCTTCTTTAAGGATCCGAACTTTAAGGTCTTTAAATTGCCTGTAATTCATGTATTTAATAGAATTAGCTATACGACTGTCAAATCGATTTTCTAATTTTTTCTGAAATTTTTTTATCCCAGAAGTATCATTCTCCAAGTAATATAGTAACTCTTGTTTGGCAAATGATAGTTCGAAAATTTCAACACTATTTAAATTGTTTTTTATGTATTTCAATACATCATTACTCATGTTTTGACCATTACATGACACAGTAATTATAAAAACTAAAAACGTTATATACAAACGTATTGATTTTTTAACCATTTGTTTCATTTTGTTCCGTTATTATTAAAGTTTTCTTTACGTTTTTAATTTCTGGATTATTAGCTTTTATTTCTATTTCTCTATCTCTCACATAATTATGTAATTCTATGGAAAATTGCTCACTATCATCCACATTATTTGTTCTCTCAGTTTTTTTTGCGTCATCCGCATCAGTTGATGGGTCATTTCGCATAACTAATATACACCCATATGACCATATTCTTGCATTTACTCCACGATGCATTAATATTCCAGCTCTTCCTGGTACATTAAACACCCTTAAAGATTTATTTATAAATCTTTCTTTGTTAGAATAAGTGGTTAAATCAAATTTATAATTACCTTTTTGTATTCTATGGCAATTTCCATTACTTTTTCTTTCTACTGTGCAACCTGTTTGACATTCCTCATTAGTACCTTTTGGCAACTCCAATGTATAACCTGAGAAAGCACCATTATCAACATCTACAATACCAACCGTTCGATTATTGTTATATTTTAACCTTCTCACTTCTATAATTATTTCGTTACTTTCAATTACTTCCGTATTATTATAAAATAAGTGAGGAAATAGATATTCTTCGAACTTTTCAGAATCCTCTTTTGGTACTATAAATGAATAAATTGATGGAAGCTCTTCATTCATTTCCTCATTTACAACATCATAATTGCCGAACTTATAAATAAAATTAAAATCATTATATTCTTCTTTTTTGTAAATATCACTACCAAATACAACTTGATTAGATTCAACATTATTTACAAATGTTAATTCAGAAATTATTTGATCATTTGTTAATTTAAAATCATAAAATATACCACATTCAACTTGTTCACCAGACCAATTTATTTCAACTAGATCAGGTTTTTCATTATTTACTGTTCGAATATCATCTAACAAATTAGTTACAAATGGAGTGCAGAAATCGCCCATCTCCCCCTCCTCATCATCCTCAAACCACCCAATCATACTTTCAGGATCATGCACCAAATCCCATTGGTATTTGTAAAGGTCGGTGCCATCAGGGCGGTAGTCCATAAGATTGTCGGTGCTGTTTTTAGAGGCTATAAAGCCTTCCTCGCTGAAGGTGTGTCTTAATCGGAAGGCTCCATGAGCCAACTCATGGGCTATTGTTTTGGTGAAGTTATCTGCATTGTCCTTGAAGATGTAGCCAAACTGTCTTTTGAAGGGCATGATGCCCGCTTTATCAGAATAGTCGCCTTCTAGTACAAACAGGTAATAGGCATCCTTGTCAAAATTATCTTTACTGCGCTTAAACTCTCTGTTGAACTGACGCATGTTCTTCGGAAAGCTTGCGAAGATGCCGCTTTCTCCTTCATCTAATGTTTCCAATATATCTGCTGGAACCTCATATGGTTCTTTCTCTTGGCTCACCTCCCATTCTGTTACTGCTGGGCCATAAATACTGTTGAGTTCCTCCTGTAATAATGAGGCATTAGGTATCTGGGCACTGTTGATCGGTACTAACACTATATTTTTTCTGATCAGCTCATATTGCTTTACTTTCAGCTTTCCGACTGTTATGCTTACTTCTTCCGTTTCACCCTCTTCATTGGTGCTTTCCTGCAGCACATATGCTGTGATTTCTTCCTCCTCTGTAGTTGTCTGGATAGTGACGGTCTTTTCTGTTGGAGACTCGGAAGGATTAGTGGCTAAATTTGAGGATAGGTTTCTAAAGCCTATCATGTCTGGAAATTCATCCTTGCCAATTATTTCTGCTGTAATGGGATCAGTTGACCCCATTTTGATGGATTTCCAAGGAATGCTATAATTCTCCCCATTGATCTGCATTTGCTCATATCTCGATGAAAGGGCCTCATGCTGTTTAAAATCAAATCCGTATTGCTGATTTTCATTTTCTTTAAATTGCACCATGAAATCAATGGGCGTATCGTCTGTTATGGTATCAGGATTAGATTGATGCGGCCCACTCACTTCCCCATTATCATTCACCACATAAACATTCCCCTTATCATCCTCTATCACGATGTTACCATCCTGGTTTTCATCTGCAGTTTCGGAATCAATTTCGGTGGTGTTGCCCTCTGTATCGGTCACGGTAATAGTGCCTTCCTCTTCGTCATATTCTACATCCGCTATTTCTCCATCTATGTCAATATCCGTCTCGGGTAAATCACCTATATCTTCTTTTTCACCATTGTTGTCCTCTCCATTTCCGAATTCCTCGCTGAGCTCTTCTCCTACAACATCTACATCCAAAATAAAGGGGCCATTGGGATTGAGGGTGCTTTCCACATTCCCGCCTATCAATTGTTTGTCGGTGTTGACTTTTATGTTGTTCAGCATGGCCTCCACTCTGGCTGAATTGAAAAGCGGTACTTCTATCATGCCCATGCCTGTATAAGTATCACCTGTTTTGATTACTTCCGTCAGTATGACGGTGAAGCCCGCTGCTGTAATTCGATCTCCTGGGTTTAATTGCTCAATAGGCTCCCTGTTTTCTATTGTTGGGAGA harbors:
- a CDS encoding ABC transporter permease; the protein is MEKLVVDASKPKWHINLKELWAYRDLFYILAYRDLRVRYAQTFLGLLWAFIQPLATLTIFTVVFGKVAQVETSGVPYPLFAVCGMASWSYFSFVLNQSGNSIIGAQEMVKKIYFPRLVIPLSKALVGFVDFAIALLFVVILMIYYGFIPPANIIYLPIFIVLTIVSALAVGIWLSALTIRYRDFQHVVPFLVQFGLYATPVGYQAKDVIKRLPDWGSFIYYANPMAGIVEGFRWSLLGGDPPSIFAYFSFSIVILLFITGLLYFKRVEKVMADIV
- a CDS encoding fibronectin type III domain-containing protein, yielding MLELARASSACFNYISKQIASLLICFLLSFPAYTQNSADPVQVTSNLIPPYSLYLSDYSDANQNKWNIQLLLKDFTQTSYQAKLRITIEGAGIRLRTRQGYSPGPIRLEPGLPYKVDETDLSNYLNIQNMEVSGINRNKLASTQKLPEGFYEFKIEVLDYNRNNKVSNTGTSMAWLVLNDPPLLNLPFEEKLRIQDPQQVQFQWTPRHTSSPNSAFETEYIFRLWEIWPEGRNPNEVVRTTPPLLERTVMTTSYFYGLNDALLIPGRSYAWQVQAINLNGRDLFKNQGKSEVRWFKYGDECLPITNLGAEALGTDRIRINWEGGWNHNRYIAQIRETGEEKWISYGTNIETKVIYDLQAITEYQIRVIPSCGAIEGTAESTLTLSTPEQELNDFECGAESDLPTIENREPIEQLNPGDRITAAGFTVILTEVIKTGDTYTGMGMIEVPLFNSARVEAMLNNIKVNTDKQLIGGNVESTLNPNGPFILDVDVVGEELSEEFGNGEDNNGEKEDIGDLPETDIDIDGEIADVEYDEEEGTITVTDTEGNTTEIDSETADENQDGNIVIEDDKGNVYVVNDNGEVSGPHQSNPDTITDDTPIDFMVQFKENENQQYGFDFKQHEALSSRYEQMQINGENYSIPWKSIKMGSTDPITAEIIGKDEFPDMIGFRNLSSNLATNPSESPTEKTVTIQTTTEEEEITAYVLQESTNEEGETEEVSITVGKLKVKQYELIRKNIVLVPINSAQIPNASLLQEELNSIYGPAVTEWEVSQEKEPYEVPADILETLDEGESGIFASFPKNMRQFNREFKRSKDNFDKDAYYLFVLEGDYSDKAGIMPFKRQFGYIFKDNADNFTKTIAHELAHGAFRLRHTFSEEGFIASKNSTDNLMDYRPDGTDLYKYQWDLVHDPESMIGWFEDDEEGEMGDFCTPFVTNLLDDIRTVNNEKPDLVEINWSGEQVECGIFYDFKLTNDQIISELTFVNNVESNQVVFGSDIYKKEEYNDFNFIYKFGNYDVVNEEMNEELPSIYSFIVPKEDSEKFEEYLFPHLFYNNTEVIESNEIIIEVRRLKYNNNRTVGIVDVDNGAFSGYTLELPKGTNEECQTGCTVERKSNGNCHRIQKGNYKFDLTTYSNKERFINKSLRVFNVPGRAGILMHRGVNARIWSYGCILVMRNDPSTDADDAKKTERTNNVDDSEQFSIELHNYVRDREIEIKANNPEIKNVKKTLIITEQNETNG
- a CDS encoding UpxY family transcription antiterminator, which gives rise to MEYWFAIYTKSRMEKKVADRLADQHIEVYCPTQTVLRQWSDRKKKVKVAVFPSYVFVKFNEEHERLKILQTPGVVNFVRYLGADAKIRPIEIDAIQNLLGEYEEVSLEPIKEGDKVQIQHGGMKGQEGKVILTQKDRVIVYIESLGLSLKAELSKAKVKKLGKEEDDKSGKYHF
- a CDS encoding ABC transporter ATP-binding protein is translated as MTDTAISVQGLGKHYIIGHKKQGEFRHALGDKLKGIFKPDASEKEVFWALKDIDFEIKRGEAVGIIGRNGAGKSTLLKILSRITDPSKGRFEINGRVSSLLEVGTGFHAELSGRENIYLNGTILGMKRAEIKQKFDEIVDFSGVEKFLDTPVKHYSSGMKVRLAFSVAAHLEPEILIVDEVLAVGDAEFQKKCLGKMDSVSKNEGRTVLFVSHNMGAVQNLCDRGILLDQGKLIENDLMETVINKYKNRFSLTNEGKLIITDDIKREGRGLLKIKSIELIENENPVDFFSIGNKSAFRIEIENLNQKAMQNIELSAGIDDAFGNRMTHFSNNFTEQNFSLKPGNNFIDIEFKKLPFVVGIYTLTLHLTQNGVIDDWLRGVFSFMVESGLYYENGRLPAAGKAQVLVEQNFRLIND